The Temnothorax longispinosus isolate EJ_2023e chromosome 4, Tlon_JGU_v1, whole genome shotgun sequence genome has a window encoding:
- the Rbsn-5 gene encoding rabenosyn-5: MAGNDVVLEGFICPICMTDFKAPNHLTKHFEEVHNDDPEILRSLKDLFGKAKKKILKQDDIPEAFPSAIPQDKRRSPEINWGPQEIGAITSHTKYFKGVRNARLERYAYETNKLLIRLDKLLNNLPSDPVDRKAHERTIVPWIDEKDVKLCPNCAKSFHLARRKHHCRLCGAVMCHNCTVFLSLIDARKMTSPVSIQDDSALSPTSERAFTERVTRAGIGLTKLARSPSNGSLNSVLSLVNDPASGEQHFRVCTHCINLLDAREMQKAKQFDKPIICEFYEKMREYMNEASQYLAMYNKMWESLKEGETIYGLEDAQSLRVKLAKLGENIDATSKRILVHGVKKGTEDSQEALGQELRLYQMVRTSAMIFLKEELLALQPLPSVEEYAALQEERQKRIEARIAYERQLEEEQREKPKEQRKKDTWNLDSSPSLKTSQAQAMVTQSQGWGPSHITPIMSSSMDPIIEQMSNLRAYIKQARDDCKYDEVATLENNLRELQSAYFAMTQSNSNDG, translated from the exons ATGGCGGGCAACGACGTAGTGCTGGAGGGATTTATATGCCCTATATGCATGACCGATTTCAAGGCGCCCAATCACCTGACCAAACACTTCGAGGAGGTTCACAACGACGATCCGGAGATCCTGAGATCGCTGAAAG atctGTTTGGCAAAGCCAAGAAGAAGATCTTGAAGCAGGACGATATCCCGGAGGCGTTTCCAAGCGCGATACCGCAGGACAAGAGACGGAGTCCTGAGATCAATTGGGGACCACAAGAAATAG GTGCAATTACATCTCACACAAAGTATTTTAAGGGTGTGAGAAACGCTCGGCTAGAGAGATACGCGTATGAAACAAATAAGCTTCTCATAAGGCTAGACAAACTATTAAATAACTTACCGTCTGACCCTGTCGATAGAAAAG CTCACGAACGCACCATTGTACCGTGGATCGATGAAAAGGATGTGAAATTGTGTCCTAATTGTGCTAAGAGCTTTCATCTGGCAAGACGAAAACATCACTGTAGATTATGTGGGGCGGTTATGTGCCATAATTGTACAGTATTTTTGTCCCTGATCGATGCAC gaaAAATGACTAGTCCTGTATCGATACAAGATGATTCCGCTCTGTCTCCTACGTCGGAACGAGCATTCACCGAGAGGGTAACACGTGCGGGTATTGGTCTCACAAAATTAGCGCGTTCACCTTCCAACGGTAGCCTGAACAGCGTTCTATCGCTGGTCAATGATCCGGCTAGCGGTGAACAGCATTTTAGAGTTTGTACTCACTGCATAAACTTGCTCGATGCAAGGGAGATGCAGAAAGCGAAGCAATTCGACAAACCGATCATTTGCGAATTCTACGAGAAAATGAGGGAATACATGAACGAAGCGTCGCAGTATTTAGCGATGTACAACAAAATGTGGGAATCGTTGAA AGAAGGCGAGACTATATACGGTTTAGAAGATGCTCAATCGTTACGGGTCAAACTGGCAAAGTTGGGGGAAAACATCGATGCGACCAGTAAAAGAATTCTAGTCCATGGCGTGAAGAAAGGTACGGAGGATTCGCAGGAGGCATTGGGACAAGAATTGAGGCTATATCAGATGGTTAGAACATCGGCAATGATATTTCTGAAAGAGGAGTTGTTAGCTCTACAGCCCTTGCCCTCGGTAGAAGAATATGCAGCTTTACAAGAGGAACGTCAGAAAAGGATAGAGGCCCGAATAGCGTACGAGCGGCAATTGGAGGAAGAACAACGAGAGAAACCGAAAGAACAGCGCAAGAAAGATACATGGAATTTAGACAGCAGTCCATCTTTGAAAACCAGTCAG gcaCAAGCGATGGTGACTCAATCTCAAGGCTGGGGTCCGTCTCATATTACACCCATCATGTCTTCCTCCATGGATCCAATAATTGAACAAATGAGCAATCTTCGCGCGTACATTAAACAAGCCCGCGACGATTGCAAGTACGACGAGGTCGCAACGCTAGAGAACAATCTTCGAGAACTTCAAAGTGCCTACTTTGCTATGACACAAAGTAATAGTAATGACGGGTAG
- the LOC139811960 gene encoding uncharacterized protein, whose translation MPGIYVRTLSQFDWLEQEKESLLTIPGSYWLCHKKNIYKFIFRYHRTMKNTMQFSYGRELLKIIRRIIKCHPTQGQQFGTQHLLVTYNCTSWTRQDKMFAIMKFQQRTNAAAFSHAFVLTIRTLSSTENSLFDLKYPIVKEADAGTTFKDLNASLDTEEKMINTAISTTDKVPSSNAAICQIKKIDQISKYNAFEDVLDQALKTTIDSFQDDDIRDSAIFRENLDERIGSGATTAEMRLVDKHNTECHNNIQESKSINCITERCEKNIEQCSTECIQEQSLRAKKTDEIEIEKAHGIEEVKETELVEIQKQNQHVQDVQKYKISSLLKPSLTEITKGSDELDSLDDKGENIVDSSNVLTYQSFIEKEIQGAKPNLIMDQPVQKNLQTEIKDINKDINKDCVQKVIKGNNKSVHTKQKEICNEMANLEVQENDRQHTKTTMNIDDKQSEDNVHSSKSYKIRKQKSRESERKTIPDKVLRSSNITDLVMEGLMFTIRQDQDSVAVIEQKTKLEVDEVLENSEKVETKAGEKCLLNSSLLRLENLVTMIDSPRNRDKQHKNQQAISNGANLSSFNAFPSDAVHNVNTNYVDIGMDKSSVSNYDRHNAMNHLNLYQPQWQHQCVPFNIKNNSDSCSAGISTEKREQLMEWQDDDNGQDKNYKNNTEMRKQEDDIIPEISSFKKINAELRDTNLLIRNIEEIDKRDKLTDGHNSALYSSLNPNGMSTKTTSVISKESNLINLFQQGANVPRIVSDKAITTKQMPPALQKALRHTCRARRFSSTIGSGMLQQDEQKMQHMALAGDTISEADVLLEDKYTDPNVANNSLSIKLAIDSERLKRDNEKSHVTIDKDVPETSRDTRVKNSKGKNETRRTLRRSSSSKHGSPRKLQDITEEFYYDLLHVHNKDNAIRQRCLRQKQRSLNNLDDIKSGGKVRIEMLKFIQDITEGARVVVRRLNIDNKPN comes from the exons ATGCCTGGAATATATGTACGAACGCTTAGCCAATTTGATTGGCTCGAACAAGAGAAAGAGTCTCTGTTAACCATTCCTGGCTCTTATTGGCTGTGTCACAAAAAGAACATATACAAGTTTATCTTTAGATACCACCGTACAATGAA AAACACCATGCAATTTTCATACGGacgagaattattaaaaattattagaagaaTCATAAAGTGTCATCCAACGCAAGGTCAACAATTTGGCACGCAACACCTTCTTGTTACTTACA aCTGTACATCTTGGACTCGTCAAGACAAAATGTTTGCAATAATGAAATTCCAGCAGCGAACTAATGCTGCGGCGTTTTCACACGCATTTGTATTAACTATAAGAACTTTGTCGTCAACGGAAAACTcgttatttgatttaaaatatcccATTGTTAAAGAAGCTGACGCCGGTACCACATTTAAAGATTTGAATGCCTCTTTGGATACTGAAGAGAAAATGATCAATACCGCAATATCCACCACTGACAAAGTACCTTCAAGTAATGCTGCaatatgtcaaattaaaaaaatagatcaaatttcaaaatataatgcTTTCGAGGATGTATTGGATCAAGCTTTGAAAACAACAATCGATTCTTTTCAAGATGACGACATAAGGGACTCTGCAATCTTTCGTGAAAATCTGGATGAGAGAATTGGAAGTGGCGCAACTACAGCTGAAATGCGTCTTGTTGATAAACATAATACAGAATgtcataataatatacaagaaAGTAAGTCTATAAACTGTATTACTGAAAGATGTGAGAAAAACATAGAACAATGTTCCACTGAGTGCATACAAGAACAATCTTTAAGAGCAAAGAAGACAgatgaaattgaaattgaaaaggCACATGGAATAGAAGAGGTGAAAGAAACAGAATTGGTAGAAATACAGAAACAAAATCAACATGTACAAGATGTtcagaaatacaaaatatcttctttGTTAAAACCTTCTCTTACAGAAATAACAAAAGGTAGTGATGAGTTAGACAGTTTAGATGACAAGGGTGAAAATATTGTAGATTCTAGTAATGTACTAACGTATCAATCTTTCATTGAGAAAGAGATACAGGGTGCAAAACCTAACTTGATTATGGATCAACCGGTACAAAAGAATCTGCAGACTGAGATAaaggatataaataaagatataaataaagattgtgTTCAAAAAGTGATTAAAGGGAACAACAAGTCTGTACACACAAAACAAAAAGAGATTTGCAATGAGATGGCAAACTTAGAAGTCCAAGAGAATGATAGGCAACATACTAAAACTACAATGAATATTGACGATAAACAATCAGAAGATAATGTGCACAGTAGTAAGTCGTACAAAATTCGTAAACAAAAAAGCAGAGAGTCCGAGAGAAAAACCATACCCGACAAGGTTTTGCGTTCCTCTAATATTACCGATTTAGTGATGGAGGGCCTAATGTTTACCATACGACAAGATCAGGATAGCGTAGCCGTCATTGAACAAAAGACCAAATTAGAAGTGGATGAAGTCTTGGAAAATTCGGAGAAAGTTGAAACGAAAGCtggagaaaaatgtttattaaattcaagCTTACTGAGGTTGGAGAACTTAGTAACCATGATCGACTCTCCACGCAATAGAGACAAACAGCATAAAAATCAGCAAGCAATCAGCAACGGTGCAAATCTATCGTCGTTTAATGCTTTTCCTAGTGACGCTGTACATAATGTAAATACTAATTATGTAGATATAGGAATGGACAAATCAAGTGTTTCTAATTATGATAGGCATAATGCGATGAATCATTTAAATCTGTATCAGCCACAATGGCAGCATCAATGCGTCCCCTTTAACATTAAGAATAATAGCGATAGTTGCTCGGCAGGAATATCGACAGAAAAACGCGAACAATTAATGGAGTGGCAAGACGATGACAATGGACaggacaaaaattataaaaataacaccgAAATGAGAAAACAAGAAGACGATATTATTCCCGAGATTTCatcatttaagaaaataaatgcagAACTGCGAGATACAAATTTACTGATCAGAAATATCGAAGAGATAGACAAACGTGATAAATTAACGGATGGACATAATTCCGCGCTATATTCCTCATTAAATCCAAATGGAATGTCTACGAAAACAACTTCTGTAATCTCTAAAGAATCTAATTTGATTAACTTATTTCAACAGGGGGCAAACGTACCCAGGATAGTTTCGGACAAGGCTATCACCACTAAGCAAATGCCACCTGCCTTGCAGAAGGCCCTGCGACACACATGTAGAGCACGTAGGTTTTCGTCAACAATCGGCAGTGGAATGTTGCAGCAGGACGAACAGAAAATGCAACACATGGCATTGGCAGGGGACACAATTTCCGAAGCGGATGTCTTGTTAGAGGATAAATATACGGATCCTAATGTAGCGAATAACTCATTGTCTATCAAATTAGCAATTGATTCTGAAAGACTAAAGCGCGACAACGAGAAATCTCATGTAACGATCGATAAGGATGTTCCAGAGACTAGTAGAGATACACGCGTGAAGAATTCAAAGGGAAAAAACGAGACTCGTCGCACTTTACGAAGGAGTTCGTCATCAAAGCACGGTTCGCCAAGAAAATTACAGGATATCACAGAGGAATTTTATTACGACCTATTGCATGTACATAACAAAGACAATGCCATTCGACAGAGATGCCTCAGGCAAAAACAAAGGTCTTTGAACAATCTCGACGACATTAAAAGTGGCGGTAAAGTGCGTATAGAAATGTTAAAGTTTATTCAGGACATCACGGAGGGTGCTAGAGTGGTGGTGAGACGGCTGAATATAGACAATAAACCCAATTAG
- the Rps15 gene encoding small ribosomal subunit protein uS19 gives MAETDETQKKKRTFRKFTFRGVDLDQLLDMPNEQLMDLMHARARRRFSHGLKRKSMALVKKLRKAKKETPPNEKPEIVKTHLRNMIIVPEMVGSIVGVYNGKTFNQVEIKPEMIGHYLGEFSVTYKPVKHGRPGIGATHSSRFIPLK, from the exons ATGGCTGAG ACGGATGAAActcagaagaagaagaggaccTTCAGGAAGTTTACCTTCCGGGGGGTCGATCTCGACCAACTCCTGGACATGCCAAA TGAACAGCTGATGGATTTGATGCATGCGAGAGCACGTAGGCGCTTCTCTCACGGTCTGAAAAGAAAATCCATGGCTCTTGTCAAGAAGCTACGCAAGGCAAAGAAGGAGACTCCACCTAACGAAAAGCCTGAGATTGTCAAGACGCACTTGCGTAATATGATTATCGTTCCAGAAATGGTTGGCTCGATTGTTGGCGTATATAATGGCAAGACCTTTAACCAGGTTGAAATCAAACCAGAAATGATTGGCCATTATCTTGGAGAATTCTCCGTTACGTACAAACCTGTTAAACACGGTAGACCTGGTATTGGTGCCACTCATTCTTCACGATTTATTCCActcaaataa